One part of the Methanocella sp. genome encodes these proteins:
- a CDS encoding SGNH/GDSL hydrolase family protein, which translates to MNTNNDYPSKIIRYISIASEVIRERGLFFFMGFFFKMELNTFLVKFNNIYSVAYARSFNRPLVHVIGDSHSWAFKRTRSFIVHNIGPATAYNLKNKNSTIRSNQKLFSELGRIDLKKDLIILVFGEIDCRVHIYNQYRKSQNGVTMEEFMDRAISNYGEVLEQLRNAGVNFVVYGVIPAPKQIFRYPPYATERMRRELFDEFRSSYPFLATPEIRSWINRTFNEKLRAFCEKNGYGYIDIYPEVADQDGFIADAFSADEIHVNGRIMPFIKSQLKKKYGIMT; encoded by the coding sequence ATGAATACGAATAATGATTATCCATCGAAAATTATTCGTTACATATCCATCGCCTCCGAGGTCATCCGGGAACGAGGCCTCTTTTTTTTCATGGGCTTTTTTTTTAAAATGGAACTCAACACTTTTCTGGTCAAATTTAATAATATTTACTCGGTGGCATATGCCCGGTCATTCAACCGGCCCCTCGTCCACGTCATCGGCGATAGCCATTCGTGGGCTTTCAAGCGGACACGGTCCTTCATCGTCCATAACATCGGCCCCGCGACCGCCTATAACCTGAAAAACAAGAACAGTACCATACGGTCGAACCAAAAATTGTTCTCCGAGCTCGGCCGGATCGATCTTAAAAAGGACCTCATCATTCTCGTATTCGGCGAGATCGACTGCCGCGTCCACATCTATAACCAGTATCGAAAAAGCCAGAACGGCGTTACAATGGAAGAATTCATGGACCGGGCGATCTCCAACTACGGGGAAGTCCTCGAGCAATTGCGTAATGCAGGCGTGAACTTCGTCGTCTACGGCGTTATTCCCGCCCCGAAGCAGATCTTCAGGTATCCGCCCTACGCGACGGAACGGATGAGACGGGAGCTCTTCGATGAATTCCGATCCAGCTATCCATTCCTGGCGACGCCGGAGATCCGGAGCTGGATCAACCGGACGTTTAATGAAAAGCTCCGGGCCTTTTGCGAGAAGAACGGGTATGGATATATCGATATTTATCCCGAGGTCGCGGACCAGGATGGCTTCATCGCGGACGCATTCTCCGCGGACGAGATCCACGTGAACGGCAGAATCATGCCCTTCATTAAAAGCCAGCTGAAAAAAAAATACGGTATAATGACTTGA